In Acidiphilium acidophilum, one genomic interval encodes:
- a CDS encoding cobalt-precorrin-5B (C(1))-methyltransferase: MTNRTPLRRGWTTGACATAAAKSACAALLTGDFPDPVTITLPNGATTAFTLAEATRTETTATAAIVKDAGDDPDVTHGALIRVTLSPAPPGAGLIFRAGEGVGTITRPGLPIPPGEPAINPVPRAMIRTALTEIAGPDPDFIVEIAIPGGETLAERTLNARLGIIGGLSILGTTGIVIPFSCAAWIDSIHRGIDVARASGLTHIAGATGRTSERAVQTLHALDDVALIEMGDFVGGMLKYLRRHQLPRVTIAGGVAKITKLAQGRLDLHSKRHAVDRAALAALAPALTAPIMEANTIAEILTLAQSSGIDLGTTIADAAWHTAASVLAGTGTTLDIVIFDREGRLAGRTTPSPVHDLAPDPGLNLRS; the protein is encoded by the coding sequence GTGACGAACCGGACGCCGCTCCGCCGTGGCTGGACCACGGGTGCCTGTGCGACCGCCGCGGCCAAATCCGCCTGCGCGGCCCTGCTGACCGGCGACTTCCCCGATCCGGTGACCATCACCCTGCCCAACGGCGCCACCACCGCCTTCACCCTCGCGGAAGCCACCCGCACCGAAACCACCGCCACCGCCGCCATCGTCAAGGACGCGGGCGACGACCCCGACGTCACCCACGGCGCCCTGATCCGCGTCACCCTCAGCCCCGCCCCACCCGGCGCCGGCCTGATCTTCCGCGCCGGCGAAGGCGTCGGCACCATCACCCGCCCCGGCCTGCCGATCCCCCCCGGCGAACCCGCGATCAACCCGGTCCCCCGCGCGATGATCCGCACCGCCCTCACCGAAATTGCCGGACCCGACCCCGATTTCATCGTCGAAATCGCCATCCCCGGCGGCGAGACCCTCGCCGAACGCACCCTCAACGCCCGCCTCGGCATCATCGGCGGCCTCTCGATCCTCGGCACCACCGGCATCGTCATCCCGTTCTCCTGCGCCGCCTGGATCGACAGCATCCATCGCGGGATCGACGTCGCCCGCGCCTCCGGCCTCACCCACATCGCGGGCGCCACCGGCCGCACCTCCGAACGCGCCGTCCAGACCCTCCACGCCCTCGACGACGTCGCCCTGATCGAAATGGGCGATTTCGTCGGCGGCATGCTGAAATACCTCCGCCGCCACCAGCTTCCCCGCGTCACCATCGCCGGCGGCGTCGCCAAAATCACCAAACTCGCCCAGGGCCGGCTCGACCTCCACTCCAAGCGCCACGCGGTCGACCGCGCTGCCCTCGCCGCCCTCGCGCCCGCCCTCACCGCCCCGATCATGGAAGCGAACACCATCGCCGAAATCCTCACCCTCGCGCAGAGCTCCGGCATCGACCTCGGCACCACCATCGCCGACGCCGCCTGGCACACCGCCGCCAGCGTCCTCGCGGGCACCGGCACCACGCTCGACATCGTCATCTTCGACCGCGAAGGCCGCCTCGCCGGCCGCACCACCCCAAGCCCGGTTCACGACCTTGCCCCCGACCCCGGCCTGAACCTGCGGTCATAA
- the cobA gene encoding uroporphyrinogen-III C-methyltransferase — translation MSGVGDVLDDLGDLPRLEPGSVWLAGAGPGDPAHLTLLTLAGLRQADAVVHDALVDPRVLRLAGSGARLIAAGKRGGKPSAVQADITAQLIGLAHEGLRVLRLKGGDPFMFGRGGEEALTLAAAGVRFRIVPGLTSGLASMASGLIPLTLRGVNQAVVFATGHGAVRDEGMDWAALARLGQPIVLYMAMTNLAAICAALMAGGLAGETPAAAIASATLPSQRILISRLDALVDEVAREGIGAPAIVVIGAVVAARAALLDLLPALASV, via the coding sequence ATGAGCGGCGTGGGGGATGTTCTGGATGATCTGGGTGATTTGCCCCGGCTGGAGCCGGGATCGGTGTGGCTTGCGGGGGCCGGGCCGGGTGATCCGGCGCATCTGACGTTGTTGACGCTGGCCGGGCTGCGGCAGGCGGATGCGGTGGTGCATGATGCGCTGGTCGATCCGCGGGTGCTGCGTCTGGCGGGGTCGGGGGCGCGGCTGATTGCGGCGGGCAAGCGCGGGGGCAAACCTTCGGCGGTGCAGGCGGATATCACGGCGCAGCTGATCGGGCTGGCGCACGAGGGGTTGCGGGTGCTGCGGCTGAAGGGCGGCGATCCGTTCATGTTCGGGCGGGGCGGCGAGGAGGCGTTGACGCTGGCGGCGGCGGGGGTGCGGTTCAGGATCGTGCCGGGGCTGACCTCGGGGCTTGCGAGCATGGCGAGCGGGTTGATCCCGCTGACGCTGCGCGGCGTCAATCAGGCGGTGGTGTTCGCGACCGGGCATGGCGCGGTGCGTGACGAAGGGATGGATTGGGCGGCGCTGGCGCGGCTGGGCCAGCCGATCGTGCTGTATATGGCGATGACCAATCTGGCGGCGATCTGTGCGGCGTTGATGGCGGGCGGGTTGGCGGGCGAGACGCCGGCGGCGGCGATCGCTTCGGCGACGCTGCCTTCGCAGCGGATTCTGATCAGCAGGCTGGATGCGCTGGTCGATGAGGTTGCGCGTGAGGGGATCGGGGCACCGGCGATCGTGGTGATCGGGGCGGTGGTGGCGGCGCGGGCTGCGCTGCTCGATTTGCTGCCTGCGCTTGCCTCGGTATGA
- a CDS encoding cobyrinate a,c-diamide synthase gives MTRAVIIAAPRSGSGKTTVTLGVLAALRRCGVAVRAAKSGPDYIDPAFHAAASGAASVNLDSWAMGPALLDRVIAAQAEPAEILVIESSMGLFDGVGTTRFRRGAAADIAARYDIPVVLVLDVSGQSQSAAAVARGFIGFDPDVRVAGVILNRVGSARHRDQVSEAMAAAGIAVLGCVMRDAALSLPERHLGLVQAGEHAGLAAFIDRLGDVAGRDIDIDGLIAVAGGPIGAASGLAPGLAPGLAPPGQRVALASDEAFSFVYPHLLAGWRAAGAEVVRFSPLADEAPPADCDACWLPGGYPELHAGRLAAARRFASGLRDFAASRLVHGECGGFMVLGAGLTDAAGVRHAMTGLLGQETSFAQRRLHLGYRAAVLLEDCALGRAGQRLRGHEFHYASVTEPGEDAPLAVLRDARGVALPPHGGRRGCVSGSFFHAIAPINEDDDDE, from the coding sequence ATGACGCGCGCGGTGATCATTGCGGCGCCGCGATCGGGGAGCGGCAAGACCACGGTGACGCTGGGGGTGTTGGCGGCGCTGCGGCGGTGCGGGGTTGCGGTGCGGGCGGCGAAATCGGGGCCGGATTACATCGATCCCGCGTTTCATGCGGCGGCGAGCGGAGCCGCGAGCGTCAATCTCGACAGTTGGGCGATGGGGCCTGCGCTGCTGGATCGGGTGATCGCGGCGCAGGCGGAGCCAGCGGAGATTCTGGTGATCGAATCGTCGATGGGGTTGTTCGACGGGGTGGGGACGACGCGGTTCCGGCGGGGGGCGGCGGCGGATATCGCGGCGCGGTATGACATTCCGGTGGTGCTGGTGCTCGATGTGTCCGGGCAATCGCAATCGGCGGCGGCGGTGGCGCGCGGGTTCATCGGGTTCGATCCGGATGTCCGGGTGGCGGGGGTGATTCTGAACCGGGTGGGGAGTGCGCGGCATCGGGATCAGGTGAGCGAGGCGATGGCGGCGGCGGGGATTGCGGTGCTGGGGTGCGTGATGCGCGATGCGGCGCTGTCCCTGCCGGAGCGGCATCTCGGGCTGGTGCAGGCGGGGGAACATGCGGGGCTCGCCGCGTTCATCGACCGGCTTGGCGATGTGGCGGGGCGGGATATCGATATCGACGGGTTGATCGCTGTGGCGGGCGGGCCGATCGGGGCGGCTTCGGGTTTGGCCCCGGGTCTGGCTCCGGGTCTGGCTCCTCCGGGGCAGCGTGTGGCGCTGGCGAGCGATGAGGCGTTCAGCTTCGTTTATCCGCATCTGCTCGCCGGATGGCGGGCGGCGGGGGCGGAGGTCGTGCGGTTTTCGCCGCTGGCGGATGAGGCCCCGCCGGCGGATTGCGATGCGTGCTGGTTGCCGGGCGGGTATCCCGAGCTTCATGCCGGGCGGCTCGCGGCGGCGCGGCGGTTTGCGAGTGGATTGCGGGATTTCGCGGCGAGCCGGCTTGTGCATGGGGAATGCGGCGGGTTCATGGTGCTCGGCGCGGGGCTGACCGATGCGGCGGGGGTGCGCCACGCGATGACCGGGCTGCTCGGGCAGGAGACCAGTTTCGCGCAGCGGCGGTTGCATCTGGGGTATCGGGCGGCGGTGCTGCTGGAGGATTGCGCCCTGGGCCGGGCCGGGCAGCGCTTGCGCGGGCATGAGTTTCATTATGCCTCGGTCACCGAACCGGGGGAGGATGCGCCGCTGGCGGTGCTGCGCGATGCGCGCGGGGTGGCGCTGCCGCCGCATGGCGGGCGGCGCGGCTGTGTTTCGGGTTCGTTTTTTCATGCGATTGCGCCGATCAACGAGGATGATGACGATGAGTGA
- the cobT gene encoding nicotinate-nucleotide--dimethylbenzimidazole phosphoribosyltransferase, which yields MSEFDDLRARVSTFGTGDAAAEAAVRARQDTLTKPPGSLGRLEDLAAWLARWQGRAMPRLDRVEIVVFAGNHGVVAQGVSSFPAEVTAQMVGNFAAGGAAINQLARVAGAGLRVVPVEVARPTGDFTVGTAMSADEFRAAVAVGSDAVAPGIDLLCLGEMGIGNTTVAAALAAALFGGGGAAWAGRGTGLDQAGVGRKAAVIDRGLARHEAVLADPLAAAAALGGRELAAILGAVIAAREQGVPVLLDGFVCTAAAAPLAVLAQGGLDHALVAHVSAEAGHRRLVAALGQAALLDLGMRLGEGSGAALAVPVLRAAVACHSGMASFAEAGVSDGAG from the coding sequence ATGAGTGAATTCGACGATTTGCGGGCGCGGGTCAGTACCTTCGGGACCGGGGATGCAGCGGCGGAAGCGGCGGTGCGGGCGCGGCAGGACACGCTGACCAAGCCGCCGGGCAGCCTCGGGCGGCTGGAGGATCTGGCGGCGTGGCTGGCGCGCTGGCAAGGGCGGGCGATGCCACGGCTCGACCGGGTCGAGATTGTCGTGTTCGCGGGGAATCATGGCGTGGTGGCGCAGGGGGTTTCGTCCTTTCCGGCTGAAGTGACCGCGCAGATGGTCGGGAACTTCGCGGCGGGCGGGGCGGCGATCAATCAATTGGCGCGGGTCGCCGGGGCGGGGCTGCGGGTCGTGCCGGTCGAGGTTGCGAGGCCGACCGGCGATTTCACCGTGGGGACAGCAATGTCGGCGGATGAATTCCGGGCGGCGGTGGCGGTGGGGAGCGACGCGGTGGCGCCGGGGATCGATTTGTTGTGTCTCGGCGAGATGGGGATCGGCAATACCACGGTGGCGGCGGCGCTGGCGGCGGCGTTGTTCGGCGGGGGCGGCGCGGCGTGGGCCGGGCGCGGGACCGGGCTGGATCAGGCGGGTGTGGGGCGCAAGGCGGCGGTGATCGACCGTGGGCTCGCGCGCCATGAGGCGGTGCTGGCCGACCCGCTGGCGGCGGCGGCGGCGCTCGGGGGGCGGGAACTTGCGGCGATTCTGGGCGCGGTGATCGCGGCGCGCGAGCAGGGTGTGCCGGTACTGCTCGACGGGTTCGTGTGTACGGCGGCGGCGGCACCGCTGGCGGTGCTGGCTCAGGGTGGGTTGGATCATGCGCTGGTCGCGCATGTTTCGGCGGAAGCGGGGCATCGGCGGCTGGTGGCGGCGCTGGGGCAGGCGGCGTTGCTGGATCTGGGGATGCGGCTGGGCGAGGGGTCGGGTGCGGCGCTGGCGGTGCCGGTGCTGCGCGCGGCGGTGGCGTGCCATAGCGGGATGGCGAGTTTCGCCGAGGCCGGGGTTTCGGACGGTGCTGGTTAG
- a CDS encoding adenosylcobinamide-GDP ribazoletransferase translates to MRSRRGAELLAAMGLLTRLPLGRYLPGPDEVDQAQSVRAYPLVGGVVGLIAAMGYALASEAGMSPLLAAFWALVVNGLVTGALHEDGLADSADGLAGGQSVTRRLEIMRDSRIGSYGALALMLSLGVRGAAIAALGIPGVVAAGVVSAGMLGRMAMVLVMWRGEPARRDGLAAGIGPIPRHAAWTAAGSAALVCVVLLGVVRAVLVLAVTGGLAWWWRGVGRRAIGGYTGDTLGGLEIIVECVVLSLLAGVMAKGGFRVMGSG, encoded by the coding sequence ATGAGATCGCGCCGGGGGGCGGAGTTGCTGGCGGCGATGGGGCTGCTGACCCGCTTGCCGCTCGGGCGCTATCTGCCGGGGCCGGATGAGGTCGATCAGGCGCAAAGCGTCCGGGCGTATCCGCTGGTGGGTGGGGTGGTCGGGCTGATCGCGGCCATGGGGTATGCGCTGGCGAGCGAGGCCGGGATGTCGCCTTTGCTCGCGGCGTTCTGGGCGCTGGTGGTCAACGGGCTGGTGACCGGCGCGCTGCACGAGGACGGGCTGGCGGATAGTGCGGATGGGCTCGCGGGGGGCCAGAGTGTGACGCGGCGGCTGGAGATCATGCGCGACAGCCGGATCGGCAGTTACGGGGCGCTGGCGCTGATGCTTTCGCTCGGGGTGCGGGGGGCGGCGATCGCGGCACTCGGAATCCCGGGAGTAGTGGCGGCGGGGGTGGTTTCGGCGGGGATGTTGGGGCGGATGGCGATGGTGCTGGTGATGTGGCGCGGGGAACCGGCGCGGCGGGACGGGTTGGCCGCAGGGATCGGGCCGATACCGCGCCATGCGGCGTGGACGGCGGCGGGGAGTGCGGCGCTGGTGTGCGTGGTGCTGCTCGGCGTGGTTCGTGCGGTGCTCGTGCTGGCAGTGACCGGGGGGCTCGCGTGGTGGTGGCGCGGCGTGGGGCGGCGCGCGATCGGTGGATATACCGGCGATACGCTGGGCGGGTTGGAAATCATCGTGGAATGTGTGGTGCTGAGCCTGTTGGCCGGGGTGATGGCGAAGGGCGGGTTCCGGGTTATGGGATCAGGGTGA
- the cobC gene encoding alpha-ribazole phosphatase family protein produces the protein MNLPLPTPRFALLRHPKPDIAPGICYGRSNLGLAPEGHAAIAAITARLAHFAPTAILTSPALRCRLLADAIGTAHHLTPTIDPALHEIDFGAWEGMAWNDIPRPALDRWATDPLDFAPPGGESGAALLARITTIAARLREIPGAVIIVSHGGPLKLLIPLLRGEPPDLLAHAPAQGSITLIP, from the coding sequence ATGAACCTACCTCTCCCAACCCCGCGCTTCGCCCTGCTGCGCCACCCGAAACCCGACATCGCGCCCGGCATCTGCTACGGGCGCAGCAATCTCGGCCTCGCCCCCGAAGGCCACGCCGCCATCGCCGCCATCACCGCGCGCCTCGCTCATTTCGCCCCCACCGCCATCCTGACCAGCCCCGCCCTGCGCTGCCGCCTCCTCGCCGATGCCATCGGCACCGCCCACCACCTCACGCCCACCATCGATCCGGCTTTGCACGAGATCGATTTCGGCGCGTGGGAAGGAATGGCGTGGAACGACATCCCCCGCCCCGCGCTCGACCGCTGGGCCACCGACCCGCTCGATTTCGCTCCACCCGGCGGCGAATCCGGTGCGGCCCTGCTCGCCCGCATCACCACCATCGCCGCCCGCCTGCGCGAAATACCCGGTGCCGTCATCATCGTCTCCCATGGCGGCCCGCTCAAATTATTGATCCCCCTGCTGCGCGGCGAACCGCCCGACCTTCTGGCCCACGCCCCGGCGCAGGGCTCGATCACCCTGATCCCATAA
- the bluB gene encoding 5,6-dimethylbenzimidazole synthase, producing MAASVANADESEFLAGFAGELIRLFTLRRDVRHFRTDALPDGLIEELLGVACLSPSVGYSQPWRFVIVESARARGAVRASFVAANAAAAAGYEAGRSADYARLKLAGLDDAPCHVAVFAEPDPVTGHGLGRQTMPETVAYSVVMAIHTLWLAARAAGVGVGWVSILDPQAVCSALDVPEQWRLIGYLCIGYPQERHETPELERRGWERAQPVEAVICRR from the coding sequence ATGGCGGCGAGTGTAGCAAATGCGGACGAGTCGGAATTTTTGGCGGGTTTTGCCGGGGAGTTGATCCGCTTGTTCACGCTAAGGCGCGATGTCCGGCATTTTCGGACCGATGCGCTGCCGGACGGGTTGATCGAGGAGCTGCTCGGGGTGGCGTGCCTGTCGCCTTCGGTGGGTTACAGCCAGCCGTGGCGGTTCGTGATCGTGGAGAGTGCGCGCGCGCGGGGGGCGGTGCGGGCGAGTTTCGTTGCGGCCAATGCTGCGGCGGCGGCGGGATACGAGGCGGGACGATCGGCGGATTATGCCCGGCTCAAGCTCGCCGGGCTCGATGACGCGCCCTGCCATGTCGCGGTGTTCGCCGAACCCGATCCGGTGACCGGGCACGGGCTGGGACGCCAGACCATGCCGGAGACCGTGGCCTATTCGGTGGTCATGGCGATCCATACGCTGTGGCTTGCGGCGCGGGCGGCGGGCGTGGGGGTGGGATGGGTTTCGATCCTCGATCCGCAGGCGGTGTGCTCGGCGCTCGATGTGCCGGAGCAGTGGCGTCTGATCGGGTATTTGTGCATCGGCTATCCGCAGGAGCGGCATGAGACGCCGGAACTCGAACGGCGTGGGTGGGAACGGGCGCAGCCGGTCGAGGCGGTGATCTGTCGCCGGTGA
- a CDS encoding SOUL family heme-binding protein: protein MKAKSIAPMVMSAALSACSVVGIRSGTPEPKYSVIGHVGTIEIRRYAPRIAAETTIAGSAEHARYQGFRRLAGYIFGGNKARAKIAMTAPVAQSASEKIAMTAPVAQSAAGAGAWTIRFFMPPGYTMETLPVPNDPQVHLVPVPPETYAVLRFSGVPSPAAVAREQARLLAALKSSVWQPDGEPTAWFYDPPWTIPFLRRNEAAVPVKREPG, encoded by the coding sequence GTGAAAGCGAAATCGATCGCGCCGATGGTGATGAGTGCCGCGCTGAGCGCGTGTTCGGTGGTGGGTATCCGCTCGGGGACGCCGGAGCCGAAATACAGCGTGATCGGCCATGTCGGCACCATCGAGATCCGGCGCTATGCGCCGCGCATCGCGGCGGAGACCACGATTGCGGGCAGTGCGGAACATGCGCGGTATCAGGGATTCCGCCGGTTGGCCGGGTATATTTTCGGGGGCAACAAGGCGCGGGCGAAGATTGCGATGACCGCTCCGGTTGCGCAGTCGGCTTCGGAAAAGATCGCGATGACCGCGCCGGTTGCGCAATCGGCGGCGGGAGCCGGGGCATGGACGATCAGGTTTTTCATGCCGCCGGGGTATACGATGGAGACGCTGCCGGTTCCCAACGATCCGCAGGTGCATCTGGTGCCAGTGCCGCCGGAGACCTACGCCGTGCTGCGGTTTTCCGGGGTGCCGAGCCCGGCTGCGGTGGCGCGCGAACAGGCGCGGCTGCTGGCGGCGTTGAAATCCTCGGTCTGGCAGCCCGATGGCGAGCCGACCGCGTGGTTCTATGATCCGCCCTGGACGATCCCGTTCCTGCGGCGCAACGAGGCGGCGGTGCCAGTGAAGCGCGAGCCGGGGTGA
- the hutU gene encoding urocanate hydratase — translation MSSRLDNARTIRAPRGTTLTARSWLTEAPLRMLMNNLDAEVAERPEELIVYGGIGRAARDWNSYDRIVAALTTLESDQTLLVQSGKPVGVFRTHADAPRVLIANSNLVPQWANWEHFNELDRRGLMMYGQMTAGSWIYIGSQGIVQGTYETFVEAGRQHYDGNLAGRWILTGGLGGMGGAQPLAATMAGASMLAVECSATRIDMRLRTRYLDAQARTLDEAMAMLDHAKAAGKPVSIGLLGNAAEIFPEILARGIRPDMVTDQTSAHDPLNGYLPAGWTLAEWEDRRATDPDAVTAAAKRSMADQVRAMLGFWRQGIPVLDYGNNIRAMAKDVGVTDAFDFPGFVPAYIRPLFCRGIGPFRWAALSGDPEDIYRTDAKVKELIPDNPHLHHWLDLARERIAFQGLPARICWVGLGDRHRLGLAFNEMVANGELSAPIVIGRDHLDSGSVASPNRETEAMRDGSDAVSDWPLLNALLNCASGATWVSLHHGGGVGMGYSQHAGMVIVADGTEAAAARLARVLWNDPATGVMRHADAGYETAIDCARTHALDLPFLRPGD, via the coding sequence ATGTCCAGCCGCCTCGATAACGCAAGGACCATCCGCGCCCCGCGCGGCACCACCCTCACCGCCCGCTCCTGGCTCACCGAAGCGCCCTTGCGGATGCTGATGAACAATCTCGACGCCGAGGTTGCCGAACGCCCCGAGGAACTCATCGTCTATGGCGGCATCGGCCGCGCCGCCCGCGACTGGAACAGCTACGACCGCATCGTCGCCGCCCTCACCACCCTTGAGTCCGACCAGACCCTGCTGGTCCAGTCCGGCAAGCCGGTCGGCGTCTTCCGCACCCACGCGGATGCCCCGCGCGTCCTGATCGCCAACTCCAACCTCGTGCCCCAATGGGCCAACTGGGAGCATTTCAACGAACTCGATCGCCGTGGCCTCATGATGTACGGGCAGATGACGGCGGGATCATGGATCTATATCGGCTCGCAGGGCATCGTGCAGGGCACCTACGAAACCTTCGTCGAAGCCGGACGCCAGCATTATGACGGCAACCTTGCAGGACGCTGGATTCTCACCGGCGGCCTCGGCGGCATGGGCGGCGCCCAGCCGCTCGCGGCCACTATGGCCGGCGCCTCGATGCTCGCGGTCGAATGTTCCGCCACCCGCATCGACATGCGCCTGCGCACCCGCTACCTCGACGCCCAGGCCCGTACCCTCGATGAGGCGATGGCCATGCTCGACCACGCGAAAGCCGCCGGCAAACCGGTCTCGATCGGCCTGCTCGGCAACGCCGCCGAGATTTTCCCCGAAATCCTCGCGCGCGGCATCCGCCCGGACATGGTGACCGACCAGACCTCCGCCCACGACCCGCTCAACGGCTACCTCCCCGCCGGCTGGACCCTCGCCGAATGGGAAGACCGCCGCGCCACCGACCCCGATGCCGTCACCGCCGCCGCCAAACGCTCGATGGCCGATCAGGTCCGCGCCATGCTCGGCTTCTGGCGTCAGGGCATCCCGGTGCTCGATTACGGCAACAACATCCGCGCGATGGCGAAGGATGTCGGCGTGACCGACGCGTTCGACTTCCCCGGCTTCGTCCCCGCCTATATCCGCCCGCTATTCTGCCGGGGCATCGGCCCGTTCCGCTGGGCCGCCCTGTCCGGCGACCCGGAGGACATCTACCGCACCGATGCGAAAGTGAAGGAACTGATCCCCGACAATCCCCACCTTCACCACTGGCTCGACCTCGCGCGCGAACGCATCGCCTTTCAGGGCCTGCCCGCGCGGATCTGCTGGGTCGGCCTCGGCGACCGCCACCGCCTCGGTCTCGCCTTCAACGAAATGGTCGCCAACGGCGAGCTTTCCGCCCCCATCGTCATCGGCCGCGACCACCTCGATTCCGGCTCGGTCGCCAGTCCCAACCGCGAAACCGAAGCCATGCGCGACGGGTCGGACGCCGTGTCCGACTGGCCCCTGCTCAACGCCCTGCTCAACTGCGCCTCTGGAGCCACCTGGGTTTCCCTGCACCATGGCGGCGGCGTCGGCATGGGCTACTCCCAGCACGCCGGCATGGTCATCGTGGCGGACGGCACCGAAGCCGCCGCCGCCCGCCTCGCCCGCGTCCTCTGGAACGACCCCGCCACCGGCGTGATGCGCCACGCCGACGCCGGCTACGAAACCGCGATCGACTGTGCCCGCACCCACGCCCTCGACCTCCCGTTCCTGCGCCCCGGGGATTAA
- the hutG gene encoding N-formylglutamate deformylase produces the protein MPPPDFIAHRQGESRLILSLPHTGTELPADIADRYTSPWQARADTDWWVEHLYDFAEAQDITIIRTRISRSVIDVNRDPSGASLYPGMATTGLCPVLDFDGNPLYHPDTEPDEAEIDHRRTRYFQPYHDLLATEIARLRALHPAIVLFDAHSIRSHIPRLFEGELPVCNIGTNNDASAAPALTRSLAAACAASPFSHVVNGRFKGGYITRHYGNPPDGVHAVQLELACRAYIDEPPLPITPANWPPPYEPARAAPIRTLLRRIIDLCLTHILTESRDVQPPR, from the coding sequence ATGCCACCCCCCGATTTCATCGCCCACCGCCAAGGCGAGTCCCGCCTGATCCTCAGCCTGCCCCATACCGGCACCGAGCTTCCCGCCGATATCGCGGATCGCTACACATCGCCCTGGCAGGCCCGCGCCGATACCGACTGGTGGGTCGAACACCTCTACGATTTCGCCGAGGCGCAGGACATCACCATCATCCGCACCCGGATCTCCCGCAGCGTGATCGACGTCAACCGCGACCCTTCCGGTGCCTCGCTCTACCCCGGCATGGCCACCACCGGCCTCTGCCCCGTCCTCGATTTCGACGGCAACCCCCTCTACCACCCCGACACCGAACCCGACGAAGCCGAAATCGACCACCGCCGCACCCGCTATTTCCAGCCCTATCACGACCTCCTCGCCACCGAGATCGCCCGGCTCCGCGCCCTGCACCCCGCCATCGTCCTGTTCGACGCCCATTCGATCCGCTCGCACATCCCCCGCCTGTTCGAAGGTGAACTCCCGGTCTGCAACATCGGCACCAATAACGATGCCAGCGCCGCCCCCGCCCTGACCCGCTCGCTCGCCGCCGCCTGCGCCGCCAGCCCGTTCAGCCACGTCGTCAATGGCCGCTTCAAAGGCGGCTACATCACCCGCCACTACGGCAACCCGCCGGACGGCGTCCACGCCGTCCAGCTCGAACTCGCCTGCCGCGCCTATATCGACGAACCGCCCCTGCCGATCACCCCGGCCAACTGGCCACCCCCCTACGAACCCGCGCGCGCCGCGCCGATCCGCACCCTCCTGCGCCGCATCATCGATCTCTGCCTCACCCACATTCTCACGGAGTCCCGCGATGTCCAGCCGCCTCGATAA